A stretch of Candidatus Vicinibacter affinis DNA encodes these proteins:
- a CDS encoding proline--tRNA ligase, with translation MAKAITSREEDYSQWYNDLVYKAGLADTSAVRGCMVIKPHGYALWENMRDVLDRMFKDTGHVNAYFPLFVPKSLFEAEEKNAEGFAKECAVVTHYRLKTDPNNKAKLIVDPEAKLEEELIIRPTSEAIIWNTYRDWIHSYRDLPLLINQWANVVRWEMRTRPFLRTAEFLWQEGHTAHATEQDALEEALKMHEVYTRFAEDYMAMPVIKGAKTENERFAGAEETFTIEAMMQDGKALQAGTSHYLGQNFAKAFEVKFLTDQNKEEYVYATSWGVSTRLIGALVMCHSDDDGLILPPKLAPIQVILVPIPKPSLEIDKVGEEILQALKVRNIRVQYDKDERNRPGFKFAEYELKGVPIRIGIGARDLEKGVVEIARRDTKEKELVEVEKVADYVQDLLKTIQQNLFDRAKAFRETNTHFVDTWDEFQKTLEEKGGFIYAHWDGNSETEELIKEKTKATIRCIPLDAVEESGKCILTGRPSQRRVLFAKAY, from the coding sequence ATGGCAAAAGCAATTACAAGCAGGGAAGAAGACTATTCTCAATGGTATAATGACCTTGTGTACAAAGCAGGATTGGCAGATACCTCTGCAGTAAGAGGCTGTATGGTAATCAAGCCTCATGGTTATGCATTATGGGAAAATATGAGAGATGTACTGGACAGAATGTTTAAAGATACGGGGCATGTGAATGCCTATTTTCCTTTATTTGTTCCCAAGAGTTTATTTGAGGCTGAAGAGAAAAATGCTGAAGGATTTGCTAAGGAGTGTGCAGTGGTAACCCATTACAGGTTGAAAACCGATCCAAATAACAAAGCTAAATTGATTGTGGACCCTGAGGCAAAGTTGGAAGAGGAGCTTATTATCAGACCCACCAGTGAAGCTATTATTTGGAATACTTACAGGGATTGGATTCATTCCTATAGAGATCTTCCTTTATTAATAAATCAATGGGCCAACGTAGTTCGTTGGGAAATGCGAACGAGACCATTTTTGCGAACTGCTGAATTTTTATGGCAGGAAGGTCACACAGCGCATGCTACCGAACAAGATGCATTAGAAGAGGCTCTGAAAATGCACGAAGTGTATACTCGTTTTGCGGAAGATTATATGGCCATGCCAGTTATAAAAGGAGCAAAAACTGAAAATGAGCGATTTGCTGGTGCTGAAGAAACTTTTACCATAGAAGCCATGATGCAGGATGGCAAAGCTTTACAAGCTGGAACTTCTCATTACCTGGGCCAAAATTTTGCAAAAGCATTTGAAGTAAAGTTTCTGACAGATCAGAACAAAGAAGAGTATGTGTATGCAACTTCATGGGGCGTGTCAACGAGGTTGATTGGCGCCTTGGTGATGTGTCACTCTGACGACGATGGCCTTATTCTGCCACCAAAGCTTGCACCTATTCAGGTAATTCTTGTGCCAATTCCAAAACCAAGCTTAGAGATTGACAAAGTTGGAGAAGAGATTTTGCAAGCGTTAAAAGTTAGAAATATTCGTGTTCAATATGACAAGGATGAAAGGAACCGACCAGGATTTAAGTTTGCCGAATATGAATTAAAAGGGGTACCAATCAGGATAGGTATAGGTGCCAGAGATTTGGAAAAGGGTGTTGTAGAAATTGCCAGGAGGGACACTAAAGAAAAAGAGTTAGTGGAAGTAGAAAAAGTTGCAGATTATGTTCAGGATTTACTAAAAACAATTCAGCAGAATTTATTTGACCGGGCAAAAGCTTTCAGAGAAACTAACACTCATTTTGTAGATACCTGGGATGAATTTCAAAAAACGCTGGAAGAAAAAGGTGGATTTATTTATGCTCACTGGGATGGAAATTCAGAAACTGAAGAGTTGATAAAAGAGAAAACTAAAGCTACCATCAGGTGTATTCCATTAGATGCAGTGGAAGAAAGCGGAAAATGTATATTAACCGGCCGTCCTTCACAGCGAAGAGTTTTATTTGCAAAAGCTTATTAA